A window of Chloroflexota bacterium genomic DNA:
CGGGGGCGCCGTCGCCGAGGCGGCGATCCGGCGGTTGTACGGCAGGGCAGGGCGGGCCCACATCGTCGGCATCACCGGACCGCCGGGAGCTGGCAAGTCGACCCTGGTCGCGACGCTCATCCCGCTCGTCCGGGCGGCCGGGCGATCCGTCGCCGTGATCGCGGTCGATCCGTCGAGCCCGATCACCGGCGGCGCACTCCTCGGCGACCGGGTGCGGATGCAGGCCTTCGCCACGGATCGCGACGTCTTCATCCGTTCGATGGCGACGCGCGGTCACTCCGGGGGTCTCGGCCCGACCACCGGGGCGGCGGCGGCGGTCCTCGATGCGGTCGGCTTCGACCTCGTGCTCGTCGAGACGGTGGGCACGGGCCAGAGCGAGGTCGAGGTGGCCGCGACGGCCGACACGACCGTGGTCCTCGAGGCGCCGGAGATGGGCGACGAGGTCCAGGCGATCAAGGCGGGCCTGCTCGAGGTCGCCGACATCGTAGTTGTTAACAAGGGCGATCGCCCGGGCGCCGCGCGGACGGCGAGCCAGCTGCGGGCGATGCTGTCCGCCGCAGCGCCGCGGCGCGAGATCGGCGATGAGCGGCCGCGCCCCAAACGGCCCGAGATCCTCATCGCGACCGCCGCCACCGGCGCCGGCATGGCCGAGCTCCTCGCGGCGCTCGATCGCCACCGCGCGTCCCGGGGCGGAGGTCGCCCGTCAGATCCGAGCCGACGCGCGCGGGCCGAGTCGCAGGTCTGGGCGATCGTCGGCGAGCGCGTGCGGCGCCATCTTGGTGACGCGAGGTTCGGGGAGGACACCCGCGCCACGCTCGACGCTGTGGCCGGTCACACCATGGATCCGTACAGCGCGGCGGACCGGCTCCTCGCCGTCCTCGAAGGCGCGTCGGCCGATCCTCGTCCGGAGGAACACGCATGACCGAGTCGAAGCGCACCCTTGGCGCGGTCCTCGTCGCCGGCGCCGGGTTCATGGGCCACGGCATCGCCCAGGTGATCGCGGCGTCGGGCCGATCCGTCCGGCTCTATGAACCCGAGCTCGCCCGCGCCGAGGCGGGCCGAGCCCGGATCGCGGACAACCTCGACCGGGCGGTCGCGAAGGGTCGGATCGAGCGCCAGGCACGCGACGCGACGCTCGGCCGGGTCGAGCCCACGGACGACCTCGCCGCGGCCGGATCGGTCGATCTCGTGATCGAGGCCGTGTACGAGGAGGTCACGGTCAAGACGGCGCTCTGGCGAGAGCTCGATCGGGTCGCTCCGGGGCCGGCGATCTTCGCCACGAACACCTCGTCGATCTCGATCGAACGGCTCGCCGCGGCCGTCTCCCCGACTCGCCGGGCGCGGTTCGTCGGGGTCCACTTCTTCAGCCCGGTCCCGGTCATGCCGCTCATCGAGCTCATCCGCGCCTCGACGACGGACGACGCCACGGTCGAGGCGATCCGCGGCCTCGCCGTGGACCTCGACAAGCGGATCATCGCCGCTGCGGACCGGCCGGGGTTCATCGTCAACCGGATCCTCATGCCGTTCCTCGCCGAGGCGATGCGCGGGTACGAGGAGGGCCTCGGGACGGCCGAGGACATCGATGCCGGGGCGCGGCTCGGGCTCAATCACCCGATGGGCCCACTCGCCCTCGCCGACTTCATCGGCCTCGACGTCTGCCTCGGGGTCATGCGGGTCCTCCACGAGGGCCTCGGCGGGGAGCATCGGCGGCCGCCCGCGATCCTCGAGGAGCTCGTTGTGGCCGGCCACCTCGGCCGCAAGTCCGGACGCGGCTTCCACCGCTACGAGGACTGAGGGTGGAACCGTGGCCGCTGACCGAAGAGGAACGGCTCCTGGCCGCGACGGCCGCCGGGTTCGCGGACCGCGAGGTGGCGCCCGGCGCGATCGAACGCGATGAGGCCGAGCGGTTCGACCGGTCGGTCTTCGCCCGGATGGGCGAGCTCGGCCTCACGTCGGCGCCATTCCCGGAGGAGGCCGGCGGCGGCGGCTTCAGCTATGTCGGCTGGACGCTCGTCATGGAGGCCATCGCGCGGGCCGAGATGGCCGCCGCGGTCACCCTGTCGGTCCACGTCCTCTCGCAGTTCCCCGTCCTGTCCTGGGGAACGGCCGAGCAGCGAGCCCGCTGGCTGCCGGCGATGCAGGCCGGATCCGCCCTCGGCGCGTTCGCCCTGACCGAGCCGGAGGCGGGCTCGGACGCGGCGGCGATCCGGCTGCGGGCCACGCGCCACGCCGCCGACGGGACGGAGCTCCCGCTCGACGCGCCGCCATCGGCCGTGGTCGAGTACCGCCTCAGTGGATCGAAGATCTGGATCTCGAACGCTCCGGACGCGGAGCGCTACCTCGTCTTCGCGACGATCGATCCGGAGCGCGGACGGGCGGGGATCACCGCCTTCCTCGTGGAACATGGCCGGGACGGCTTCGGGTTCGGTGCCCACGAGCGGAAGATGGGGATCCGCGCCTGTCCCACCTCCGAGCTCGTGTTCGACGGCTGTCGGGTCCCCGCGACCGACCGCCTCGGCGGCGAGGGAGAGGGGTACCGGATCGCCCTGTCGGCCCTCGGGGAGGGGCGCATCTCGATCGGCGCGGCGTGCGTCGGGCTGGCCCAGTCGGCACTCGATCTCGCGGCCGCTCATGTCCGCGAACGGCGGGCCTTCGGCGGACCGCTCGCCGACCAGCAGGGGATCCGTTTCATGCTCGCCGAGATGGCCCGGGATGTCGCGGCGGCGCGGCTCCTCGTCCGGGCGGCGGCCGCGGCGAAGGATCGTGGCGAGCCCCTCGCGGAGCTGTCGTCGCTCGCGAAGTGGACCGCCTCCGATGTCGCGATGCGGGTCGCGACGGACGCCGTCCAGCTGTTCGGCGGGTCCGGCTATTCCCGCGAGGTCGGGATCGAGCGGCTCATGCGCGATGCGAAGGGTGCCCAGATCTACGAGGGCACGAACCAGATCCACCGGCTCATCGTCGCCGACGAGGTCCTCCGCCGGGCGGCGGGGTAGGGGGCGCTCGTCCGGACGCTCCGTGTAGACTCCGGGCCGTGACGGAGGTGCGGGGCGCGAACGGGTCGGTCTTCCTCGTCAGTGCGGCGCGGACGCCGATCGGGCGGTTCGGCGGAGGCCTGGCGGGGACGCCGGCGACCGAGCTCGGCGCCGTCGCGATCCGGGCCGCGGTCGAGCGGGCGGGCCTCCCGGCGGAGACGCCGATCGACGAGGTCCTCATGGGCCAGGTGCTCCAGGCTGGCGCCGGCCAGGCGCCGGCACGTCAGGCGGCCCTCGGAGCGGGACTGGCGGTCACGACGAGCGCGACGACGATCAACCGCGTCTGCGGCTCCGGGCTCAAGGCGATCATGCTCGCGGCCGCCGAGATCCGGGCCGGCGATGCCGAGGTGGCCGTTGCCGGCGGGATGGAGAGCATGGACGGCGCGCCGTACCTCCTGCCGAACGCTCGCTTCGGCTACCGGCTTGGCGACGCCACCCTCGTCGACGCGGCGGTCCGGGACGGCCTGTGGTGCGCGATCGAGGGCTGCCACATGGGCACCCACGCCGAGCGCGTCGCGATCCGCGACCGGGTGAGCCGCGAGGACCAGGATGCGTTCGCGCTCGAGAGCCATCGTCGGGCGATCGCCGCGATGGACGCCGGCCGCTTCGCGGACGAGCTGGTCCCGGTCACGACCCGCGACGCGAAGGGTCGTGAGACGGTCGTCGCGGCGGATGAGAGCCCTCGCCGCGACACGAGCCTCGAGACGCTCGCCCGCCTCCGTCCTGCCTTCGACCTGCCGTCGGCGGAGTCCGCCGATCGCGGCGACGCCGTCGCGGGGACGGTGACCGCGGGCAACGCCCCGGGCATCACGGACGGGGCGGCGGCTACCGTCGTCGCGAGCGAGCGCGCGGTGGAGCGACTCGGCCTCCGGCCGCTCGCGAGGATCGTCGGCTACGCCCAGGCGGAGGTCGAGCCGAAGTGGCTGTTCCTCGCGCCGGTCGTCGGCGTCCGCCGGCTCCTCGAACGGATCGAGCTGCCGATCGAGGCCTTCGACCTGGTCGAGATCAACGAGGCGTTCGCGGCGCAGACCCTTGCCGATGGCCGCGAACTCGGCTTCGACTGGGCGAAGGTCAACGTCAACGGCGGGGCCATCGCCCTCGGCCACCCGATCGGCGCGTCCGGCGCGCGGATCGTCGCGACCCTCCTGCACGAGCTGCGGCGCCGGCAGGGCCGCTACGGCCTCGCGACGCTCTGCCTCGGGGGCGGCGGGTCCGTCGCGATGGCCTTCGAGCGGGTCGTTTCCTGAACGACGCCTCCCCGTCCGCTCGCGGCGCCTGCCCGGCCGCTCGCGGCACTGATAACGGGACGAACCGCCAGCGAGCCCGCCGCCGACACCGGGCCCGCCGCCTCGGGGGCGCCAGCAGGATCCGACGAGCCGGTCGGGCCGCCTAGAATGCCGCGCATGGCACCATCAGGCGAACGGACGGACGCCACGCCGCCGACATTCCGCCACTTCATCGCCGGCGAATGGGCGGACTCCACCTCCGGTGGCACGTTCGAGAGCCGCAACCCGGCCGACCTGTCCGACGTGATCGGACGATTCCAGGGCGGCACCGCGGCGGACGTCGCGCGCGCAGTCCGGGCCGCGGACGTCGCCGGCGGACTCTGGCGGCGGACGCCCGCTCCCAAGCGTGGCGAGATCCTCTACGCGTTTGGTGCCCTCCTCGCGCAGCACAAGGAGCGGCTCGCCCGGGCGATGACCCGCGAGATGGGCAAGGTGCTCGCGGAGTCCCGCGGTGACGTCCAGGAAGGCATCGACATCGCCTTCCTCATGGCCGGCGAAGGTCGCCGGATGTTCGGCGACACGACCCCGTCCGAGCTGCCGGACAAGTGGGCGATGAGCGTGCGGGTCCCGATCGGGATCGCCGGCATCGTCACGCCGTGGAACTTCCCGATCGCCATCCCATGCTGGAAGATGATGCCGGCCCTCGTGACCGGCAACACCGTCGTCTTCAAGCCCTCGAGCGACACCCCGCACTGCGCGACCCTCCTCGTCGAGCTCATGGCCGAGGCCGGCTTCCCACCGGGGACGGTCAACCTCGTGACCGGCTCGGGGGCCGACGTCGGCGACGCGATCGTCGACAACCCGGACGTCCCCGTCGTCAGCTTCACCGGCAACACGGAGACCGGCCGACGGATCGCCGAACGGACCGCTCGGCGACTCAAGCGCCTCTCGATGGAGCTCGGCGGCAAGAACGGCATCGTCGTGCTCGCCGATGCGGACCTCGACCTCGCCGTGGACGGCATCCTCTGGTCGGCCTTCGGGACGACCGGCCAGCGCTGCACCGCGTGCAGCCGGGTCATCGCCGATCGTCCCGTCCTCGAGCCGCTCCTCGAACGCCTTGAGCGTCGCACCCGCGCCCTGCGGCTCGGTGACGGCCTCGATCCGGCGACGGATGTCGGGCCGCTCGTCAACATCCCGGCCCGCGAGAAGGTGGAAGGCCACGTCGAGGTTGGGCGACGGGATGCCGAGCTCGTGACCGGCGGGCGGCTGCCCGCGACCGCGTCGCTCGGTCGCGGCGTCTTCTACGAGCCGACGATCTTCGCCGGCGTCGCGCCGATGGACCGCCTGGCCCAGGAGGAGATCTTCGGCCCGGTCCTCTCGGTCATCGCGGTCGATGGCTACCAGGAGGCGGCGATCGCCCTCAACCAGACCCGCTACGGGCTCTCGTCGAGCATCTACACCCGCGACGCGAACACCGCCTTCCGGGCGATGCGCGACTTCGAGACGGGCATCGTCTACGTCAATGCCGGCACGATCGGGGCGGAGACGCATCTCCCGTTCGGCGGCGTGAAGG
This region includes:
- the meaB gene encoding methylmalonyl Co-A mutase-associated GTPase MeaB, which codes for MAAALAGDRLALARLLSAVEDGGAVAEAAIRRLYGRAGRAHIVGITGPPGAGKSTLVATLIPLVRAAGRSVAVIAVDPSSPITGGALLGDRVRMQAFATDRDVFIRSMATRGHSGGLGPTTGAAAAVLDAVGFDLVLVETVGTGQSEVEVAATADTTVVLEAPEMGDEVQAIKAGLLEVADIVVVNKGDRPGAARTASQLRAMLSAAAPRREIGDERPRPKRPEILIATAATGAGMAELLAALDRHRASRGGGRPSDPSRRARAESQVWAIVGERVRRHLGDARFGEDTRATLDAVAGHTMDPYSAADRLLAVLEGASADPRPEEHA
- a CDS encoding acyl-CoA dehydrogenase family protein, which translates into the protein MTEEERLLAATAAGFADREVAPGAIERDEAERFDRSVFARMGELGLTSAPFPEEAGGGGFSYVGWTLVMEAIARAEMAAAVTLSVHVLSQFPVLSWGTAEQRARWLPAMQAGSALGAFALTEPEAGSDAAAIRLRATRHAADGTELPLDAPPSAVVEYRLSGSKIWISNAPDAERYLVFATIDPERGRAGITAFLVEHGRDGFGFGAHERKMGIRACPTSELVFDGCRVPATDRLGGEGEGYRIALSALGEGRISIGAACVGLAQSALDLAAAHVRERRAFGGPLADQQGIRFMLAEMARDVAAARLLVRAAAAAKDRGEPLAELSSLAKWTASDVAMRVATDAVQLFGGSGYSREVGIERLMRDAKGAQIYEGTNQIHRLIVADEVLRRAAG
- a CDS encoding aldehyde dehydrogenase family protein, with the protein product MAPSGERTDATPPTFRHFIAGEWADSTSGGTFESRNPADLSDVIGRFQGGTAADVARAVRAADVAGGLWRRTPAPKRGEILYAFGALLAQHKERLARAMTREMGKVLAESRGDVQEGIDIAFLMAGEGRRMFGDTTPSELPDKWAMSVRVPIGIAGIVTPWNFPIAIPCWKMMPALVTGNTVVFKPSSDTPHCATLLVELMAEAGFPPGTVNLVTGSGADVGDAIVDNPDVPVVSFTGNTETGRRIAERTARRLKRLSMELGGKNGIVVLADADLDLAVDGILWSAFGTTGQRCTACSRVIADRPVLEPLLERLERRTRALRLGDGLDPATDVGPLVNIPAREKVEGHVEVGRRDAELVTGGRLPATASLGRGVFYEPTIFAGVAPMDRLAQEEIFGPVLSVIAVDGYQEAAIALNQTRYGLSSSIYTRDANTAFRAMRDFETGIVYVNAGTIGAETHLPFGGVKATGNGHREAGHAALDTFTEWKSIYVDFSGRLQRAQIDNQPA
- a CDS encoding acetyl-CoA C-acetyltransferase, coding for MRGANGSVFLVSAARTPIGRFGGGLAGTPATELGAVAIRAAVERAGLPAETPIDEVLMGQVLQAGAGQAPARQAALGAGLAVTTSATTINRVCGSGLKAIMLAAAEIRAGDAEVAVAGGMESMDGAPYLLPNARFGYRLGDATLVDAAVRDGLWCAIEGCHMGTHAERVAIRDRVSREDQDAFALESHRRAIAAMDAGRFADELVPVTTRDAKGRETVVAADESPRRDTSLETLARLRPAFDLPSAESADRGDAVAGTVTAGNAPGITDGAAATVVASERAVERLGLRPLARIVGYAQAEVEPKWLFLAPVVGVRRLLERIELPIEAFDLVEINEAFAAQTLADGRELGFDWAKVNVNGGAIALGHPIGASGARIVATLLHELRRRQGRYGLATLCLGGGGSVAMAFERVVS
- a CDS encoding 3-hydroxybutyryl-CoA dehydrogenase (converts (S)-3-hydroxybutanoyl-CoA to 3-acetoacetyl-CoA): MTESKRTLGAVLVAGAGFMGHGIAQVIAASGRSVRLYEPELARAEAGRARIADNLDRAVAKGRIERQARDATLGRVEPTDDLAAAGSVDLVIEAVYEEVTVKTALWRELDRVAPGPAIFATNTSSISIERLAAAVSPTRRARFVGVHFFSPVPVMPLIELIRASTTDDATVEAIRGLAVDLDKRIIAAADRPGFIVNRILMPFLAEAMRGYEEGLGTAEDIDAGARLGLNHPMGPLALADFIGLDVCLGVMRVLHEGLGGEHRRPPAILEELVVAGHLGRKSGRGFHRYED